In Gammaproteobacteria bacterium (ex Lamellibrachia satsuma), a single genomic region encodes these proteins:
- a CDS encoding nodulation protein E — protein sequence MSLPDQTEITKAEGTGVSAREFINYCEAERDRRRNSGDEFDEESFEVAMERVLRKLKVLEDEGWS from the coding sequence ATGTCTTTGCCCGACCAGACAGAGATTACAAAGGCCGAGGGAACTGGAGTTTCGGCCCGGGAATTCATTAATTATTGCGAGGCGGAACGAGATCGTCGTCGAAACTCAGGAGATGAGTTCGATGAAGAGAGTTTTGAAGTCGCGATGGAGAGAGTGCTGCGTAAACTCAAGGTACTCGAAGACGAGGGATGGTCATGA
- a CDS encoding TetR/AcrR family transcriptional regulator gives MQPDTTRQVLLNAAFHEIHRKGFQSASLTAILDNAGVTKGALYHYFGSKRELGYAVLEEIISDHLRTLWLEPLAEATGDPVSQLKGCLIKAGEQLNEKDIRLGCPLNNLAQEMSPIDQGFRERTDVMYKLWLQTISSALQNGQQLGKVRKEVDPEETALFIVAALEGCMSMAKNAQDKTVLLQCGKGVLNYLDSLGT, from the coding sequence TTGCAACCTGATACGACACGCCAAGTACTGCTGAACGCTGCATTTCATGAGATCCACCGCAAGGGCTTCCAGTCCGCCAGTCTGACGGCAATACTCGACAATGCTGGGGTTACCAAAGGTGCACTCTATCACTACTTCGGCAGCAAAAGAGAGCTGGGCTATGCTGTTCTGGAAGAGATAATCAGTGACCATTTGCGTACCCTCTGGCTCGAGCCGTTGGCTGAGGCAACGGGTGACCCGGTTTCACAATTAAAGGGTTGTCTGATCAAAGCTGGCGAACAGCTGAATGAGAAGGACATTCGGCTTGGCTGCCCCTTGAACAATCTGGCCCAGGAGATGTCTCCCATTGATCAAGGGTTCAGGGAACGAACCGACGTTATGTATAAACTCTGGTTACAGACCATCTCTTCTGCACTGCAAAACGGTCAACAGCTTGGTAAGGTAAGGAAGGAGGTCGATCCGGAGGAGACCGCACTTTTTATCGTAGCGGCACTGGAAGGCTGCATGAGCATGGCAAAAAATGCCCAAGACAAAACAGTGCTGTTGCAGTGCGGGAAAGGTGTTTTAAATTATCTGGACAGTCTGGGAACCTGA
- a CDS encoding AAA family ATPase: protein MIIHRILAKNVLKYSSLRLENLPENGLIGITGPNESGKSTIGETVCFALFGRSFSLGDDDLEKIILWGETHCSVELDFTASDRKRYHLERFLDDAGNHSAMLSTLEDIAGDEPLARGVEAVADKLYDLIGYEFDEFVESFYLAQREITTPHPHSYVVKTMAGVVTLEYCAAANQEDIAEAEGVIEETDREISDLNEQIDEIGIDSGYLHLLEDERAQFNRQIGDHDRQVETIDEASNAYQDALPVRKAALGGRWRAAILRFIMLILALATAGLWGLLVRMPEHEFAIKASDWLAGHVPQWQVEMLLIAVAVLAALFIFFWIRRGVFNRRAASLETVAQTLVAELDGLENPVEVTKESDSPETEAEATGDTDDEPQSIVTVVVDKAARERLAQRVAGFIADAPEVRDGVGNEQNLLRHAIEKAQERVGELDEAIRQEQNRINKADGLITIRDSLKNKAAEQMQQIATCELAGELIQGAIREVSNKFNIKLKSLVSKMLPLFTEHRYEHLQIADDLSVRAFSSEKRDFMDLDEISSGTQRQIMLAVRLALSQELIKRTVDAEQFLFLDEPFAFFDQRRTRSSLTVLPTLSDELTQIWIIGQEFPDDVHFDLHIECDRDMDSI from the coding sequence ATGATAATTCACCGCATCCTTGCGAAAAATGTCCTGAAATATTCCAGTCTCAGGCTCGAGAATCTGCCGGAAAATGGTCTGATCGGCATTACCGGCCCCAACGAATCGGGTAAGAGCACCATCGGTGAAACCGTCTGTTTTGCGCTCTTCGGGCGCAGTTTTTCCCTCGGCGACGATGACCTCGAAAAGATTATTCTGTGGGGAGAGACACACTGTTCCGTGGAACTGGATTTCACCGCAAGCGACCGCAAGCGATATCACCTGGAGCGTTTTCTCGATGATGCGGGAAACCACAGCGCCATGCTCTCAACCCTGGAGGACATTGCCGGTGATGAGCCATTGGCTCGTGGCGTGGAAGCGGTTGCAGACAAGCTCTATGACTTGATTGGCTACGAGTTCGACGAATTCGTTGAATCCTTCTATCTGGCACAGCGTGAAATCACTACGCCGCACCCCCACAGCTACGTGGTCAAAACCATGGCAGGGGTGGTGACGCTCGAATATTGCGCTGCAGCCAATCAGGAGGATATCGCCGAAGCTGAAGGCGTTATTGAAGAGACGGATCGGGAAATCTCTGATTTGAATGAACAGATCGATGAGATCGGCATCGATTCCGGATATCTTCACTTGCTCGAGGATGAGCGGGCCCAGTTCAACAGGCAGATTGGCGACCATGATCGCCAGGTTGAAACGATTGACGAAGCGTCCAACGCCTATCAGGACGCGCTGCCAGTGCGCAAGGCAGCACTCGGCGGCCGGTGGCGCGCGGCAATATTACGTTTCATCATGTTGATCCTGGCACTGGCTACGGCTGGACTCTGGGGCCTGCTGGTGAGGATGCCTGAGCATGAATTTGCGATTAAGGCCTCCGACTGGCTGGCCGGGCATGTGCCGCAGTGGCAGGTGGAGATGCTGCTCATCGCAGTCGCGGTCCTTGCTGCGCTCTTCATCTTTTTCTGGATCCGTCGTGGCGTGTTCAATCGCCGTGCCGCCAGTCTTGAAACGGTAGCGCAGACATTGGTTGCCGAGCTGGATGGCCTTGAAAATCCAGTCGAAGTGACGAAGGAATCAGACAGTCCTGAAACTGAAGCGGAAGCTACCGGTGACACGGATGATGAGCCTCAATCAATCGTAACTGTCGTAGTGGATAAGGCGGCCAGAGAACGTCTGGCCCAGCGTGTGGCTGGATTTATTGCGGATGCCCCTGAGGTTCGGGATGGGGTCGGCAACGAGCAAAATCTGCTGCGCCATGCAATCGAAAAGGCTCAGGAGCGGGTTGGAGAGCTGGATGAAGCGATCCGGCAGGAGCAGAACAGGATTAACAAGGCGGACGGCCTGATCACCATCCGCGACAGCCTGAAAAACAAAGCGGCTGAACAGATGCAGCAGATTGCAACCTGTGAACTTGCCGGAGAATTGATTCAGGGCGCTATCCGCGAAGTCTCAAACAAGTTCAACATCAAGCTAAAATCTCTGGTAAGCAAGATGCTACCGCTGTTTACCGAACACCGATATGAACATTTGCAGATTGCCGATGATCTTAGTGTGCGGGCTTTTTCCAGTGAAAAACGCGATTTCATGGATCTGGACGAGATCTCCAGCGGTACCCAACGGCAGATCATGCTGGCAGTGCGACTGGCGCTCTCCCAGGAACTGATCAAGCGTACCGTCGATGCCGAGCAGTTTCTCTTCCTCGATGAACCATTCGCCTTTTTTGACCAAAGACGTACTCGCAGTTCACTCACGGTATTGCCGACGCTGAGTGATGAGCTGACGCAAATCTGGATCATTGGCCAGGAGTTTCCAGATGATGTTCATTTCGATCTGCACATTGAATGTGACAGGGATATGGACAGCATTTGA